One segment of Hippopotamus amphibius kiboko isolate mHipAmp2 chromosome 2, mHipAmp2.hap2, whole genome shotgun sequence DNA contains the following:
- the LOC130845041 gene encoding cyclin-Y-like — translation MGNTASCCVSSSPKLRRNAHSRLESCRPDADLSREDTGCNLQHINDRENIDDLNMDFNPSDHPRASTVFLSKSQTDVREKRKSLFINHHPPGQIARKYSSCSTIFLDDSTVSQPNLKYTIKCVALAIYYHIKNRDPDGRMLLDIFDENLHPL, via the coding sequence ATGGGGAACACCGCCTCGTGCTGCGTGTCGTCCAGCCCCAAGCTCCGCAGAAATGCCCACTCGCGGCTGGAGTCCTGCCGGCCCGACGCCGACCTGAGCCGCGAGGACACGGGCTGCAACCTGCAGCACATCAACGACCGGGAGAACATCGACGATTTGAACATGGATTTCAATCCTTCAGACCATCCTCGGGCCAGCACAGTATTCCTCAGTAAATCTCAGACGGACGTGAGAGAAAAACGCAAGAGTCTCTTCATTAACCACCATCCTCCAGGACAGATAGCAAGGAAATACAGCTCCTGCTCGACTATTTTCCTAGATGATAGCACAGTCAGTCAACCAAACCTCAAGTATACAATTAAATGTGTAGCTCTCGCAATATATTACCACATCAAAAACAGGGACCCAGATGGAAGGATGCTCTTGGATATTTTCGATGAGAACCTTCACCCTCTTTAG
- the LOC130845040 gene encoding cyclin-Y-like, with the protein MNELERQFLELLQFNINVPSSIYAKYYFDLRSLAEANNLSFPLEPLSRERAHKLEAISRLCEDKYKDLRRPMRKRSASADNLTLPRWSPAIIS; encoded by the coding sequence ATGAACGAGCTGGAGCGACAGTTCCTCGAATTGCTCCAGTTCAACATCAACGTTCCCTCCAGTATTTATGCCAAGTATTATTTTGACCTTCGTTCTCTGGCGGAAGCCAACAACCTGAGCTTCCCCTTGGAGCCCCTGAGCAGGGAGAGGGCCCACAAGCTGGAGGCCATCTCCCGCCTCTGCGAGGACAAGTACAAGGACCTGAGAAGACCCATGAGGAAGCGGTCAGCCAGTGCTGACAATCTGACTCTGCCCAGGTGGTCCCCGGCCATCATCTCCTAA